In a single window of the Melioribacteraceae bacterium genome:
- a CDS encoding helix-turn-helix transcriptional regulator: MKIDKNTYKRIVGERLKKFAESKYEKLTEFAEAIEINIKSLHSIYFKGKSLLGAEKLFKLIQMGCDIAWLLNPDNIDTDLPETANYSNKQQILLIKEFEVNYTRLEEENIKLKKMLKDIHNLGIKIFETSAPQKGKKVGRIIPDQAEGDSASEV; this comes from the coding sequence ATGAAAATAGACAAGAATACCTATAAACGGATTGTAGGGGAACGTCTTAAGAAGTTTGCAGAGTCTAAATATGAAAAACTTACAGAATTTGCTGAAGCCATAGAAATCAACATAAAATCTTTACATTCAATATATTTTAAGGGGAAAAGTTTACTTGGAGCGGAGAAGCTATTTAAGTTGATCCAGATGGGGTGTGATATTGCATGGCTACTAAATCCTGATAATATAGATACAGATCTTCCTGAAACTGCCAATTATTCCAATAAGCAGCAAATTCTTTTAATCAAAGAATTTGAGGTAAATTATACTCGACTTGAGGAAGAGAATATTAAACTCAAAAAAATGCTTAAAGACATTCATAATCTGGGAATAAAAATATTTGAAACTTCAGCACCTCAAAAGGGTAAAAAAGTCGGAAGAATAATTCCAGACCAAGCTGAGGGGGATTCTGCATCAGAAGTATAA
- a CDS encoding helix-turn-helix transcriptional regulator, translating into MKFNKKLINQSELARQTGYSQPYVNMLLSGERKSKKAIKAIENVIKDLSRIQQK; encoded by the coding sequence ATGAAATTCAACAAAAAACTCATCAATCAATCAGAACTAGCGCGCCAGACAGGTTATTCTCAGCCGTATGTGAACATGTTGTTAAGTGGCGAACGCAAATCAAAAAAAGCTATCAAAGCAATCGAGAATGTCATAAAAGATTTGTCACGGATTCAGCAAAAGTAA
- a CDS encoding phage virion morphogenesis protein: protein MSSLDNNIEQVNALFEKLRARTKPSKKLMTPIAGELLASVKENFSNQGANVPGGWPALKRSTIKQKEKRGLDLSILKGRGNLLRSVQADSTESTAFAHTNLAYAGIHHFGGKIQIGARTRSLLHRTDAKGNLLKQSSNKNLLVFASKKHKRVSSYTFGQSSYSITIHARPFMVLTDRFRDRIIDIIRSNIAG from the coding sequence ATGTCTTCACTAGATAATAATATTGAACAAGTAAATGCTCTGTTCGAAAAACTTCGAGCCCGGACAAAACCCTCAAAAAAATTGATGACCCCAATTGCCGGTGAGCTTCTTGCATCAGTTAAAGAGAACTTCTCTAATCAAGGAGCAAATGTACCTGGTGGGTGGCCTGCTCTAAAACGTTCTACTATTAAACAAAAAGAAAAACGTGGATTAGATTTATCCATTCTTAAGGGGAGAGGGAATCTCTTGCGTTCTGTACAAGCAGATTCAACTGAATCAACTGCTTTTGCACATACAAATTTGGCTTACGCCGGTATTCATCATTTTGGTGGTAAAATTCAGATTGGAGCCAGAACCAGATCACTTTTGCACCGAACCGATGCAAAAGGTAATTTGTTAAAACAAAGTTCAAATAAAAATCTTTTAGTCTTTGCTTCTAAAAAACACAAGCGCGTTTCTTCCTACACATTTGGTCAATCATCATATTCAATTACAATTCATGCGCGTCCATTCATGGTTTTAACTGATAGATTTAGAGATAGGATTATTGATATAATACGCAGCAATATTGCTGGTTAG